The segment TGAAAGCGGATGACGGTGTGACCGATCTATACGGTGTCATGTACAAACCTTTTGACTTTGACTCTACCAAGAAATACCCCATCATAGAGTACATCTATCCGGGCCCACAAACTGAAGCCGTGAACAAAGCCTTCGGCCGGAGCATGGACCGTATGGACCGGTTGGCGCAAATGGGCTTCATTGTGATCACCGTTGGTAACCGTGGTGGTCACCCGGCCCGCTCCAAGTGGTACCACACCTACGGCTACGGCAACCTGCGCGACTACGGCCTAGCCGATAAGAAAGCCACCGTGGAGCAACTGGCAGACAGACATGACTTCATTGATATTGACAGAGTAGGCATTACCGGCCACTCTGGTGGAGGGTTCATGTCTACGGCTGCCATGTTGGTGTACCCAGACTTTTTTAAAGTGGCGGTTTCTGGCGCTGGTAACCACGAGAACAACATTTACAACCGCTGGTGGTCTGAGAAACACCACGGCGTAAAAGAGGTGATCACCGCCAAAGGCGATACCACCTTCCAGTACTCCATTGACAAGAACCCAGATTTGGCTAAGAACCTGAAAGGACACTTGCTGCTTACTCATGGTGACGTAGACAACAACGTGCACCCGGCCAACACCATCAGAATGGCAGACGCCCTGATCAAAGCCAACAAACGGTTTGACCTGGTAATCATGCCTGGCCAACGCCACGGCTACGGTGATATGACAGAGTACTCTTTCTGGATGACCGCTGACTACTTCTCTAAACACCTGCTAGGTGACTTCTCCCAAACCGTAGACATCACGGAGATCAACAAAGAAACCGAGCAGAACAACAAGAAGCCTCAGGGCCGCACCGCCACTCCTGAAGACGAAGAATAGATATTCTGTTATAGTTGTAAATCAAAAGCCGCAGTCATTCACCTGACTGCGGCTTTTTTTCATGCCTCTATCATGATACAGCGTCCAGCATTGTTCTTCGCTTCTATTTATGACCTCTTCTTCAGAAAACAAGCCCAAAAGCCCATTCAAGTTTGGCTGAAATTTCTCTGTGTGCAACCTCTTCCCTCTTTCGGTCAATTCTTTTATATATTCTTTTCCGTATACAGCGTCTATGAAGAAACTTCTGCCCTGTTTGTGGCTTTCTCTGCTCTTTTGTGTATCCTGCTCCAGAGACAATACCGCCCAGTATGAGACCAATCCTTCGGTAGAAGCGGTGATAGATGCGCCACCTGCCGTTTCTTTTAGCAGCTTCGTTTCTGAACTGCCCGTCTTGTCTTTGCCTTTTAAAGCTACCTGCTCGTTTGAGTATGTTTTGGGCCCCAGGTTAGACACCACGGCTGCCAGCGCCTACTTAAAACCGCACGAGCTTCCTTATCGCCGGCTTGCCATCAGTGGGAATGTAAGCGCCCTGCTCCTGCTCTTCCCCGCCGATGAGACGGTACCCAGAATCAGGACGTACAATCAGAAAGGAGTTCAACTGGACGAGCAGAACCTTAAAGTCAATCCTTGCGGCGAGGAGCCCGGGTTCAAGCACAGCGAACAGTACACCATCCAGAAAGACTTCACCATTGTCCACCTGGACAGCACCACCCGTTGGAAGTTTGATGCCGAATACAATGAAATACCCAATACCAGAAAGCTGACCGTTACCCGCAAACGATTCAAAATATCGCCCACGGGCGACATCACAGAAATAAAGTAGAAGCAGAAAGCACCAGCCTAACTGTACCCATTTTACCTTCTCTCTAACACCTCTACCACTACTATTATTATGAAAGAATTCAAGAAGTATTACCTCCTGCCGGCTACCCCAGAGGAAGTATATATAGCCCTCACCAACCCCATCACCATGGAAATCTGGACCGGTGAACCTGCCGAAATGTCTACAGAACCTGGTACTGAGTTCTCACTTTGGGGAGACAGCATTGTGGGTAAGAACCTGGAGTTTGAGGAAAACAAAAAGATAGTGCAGCAGTGGTATTTTGAAGGTGAACCCGAAGACTCCATTGTCACCATCAAGCTACACCCGCACAAGCAGGGCTGCTCCATGGAGGTCAAACAAACCAACATTCCAGACGAAGCTTATACAGATATCACCGAAGGCTGGGACGAAAGTTACGCCGGCGCTTTGCTGGCCTTTTTTGAAGAACAGTAGCAAACTACCCAGGAACGGGTCACCCTGCTTTGGAGGGTTTCTACAAAAAAGGCCGGTAAACAACCGGCCTTTTCTATTTATATGTGTTTGGGAAAATTAGTCTACATCCCACCAAACTTTCCCGTACAGAGTGTCTCCTCCATTCAAACGCTGCACTGCGGCGCTGTAGCCGGTGGCGTTCAGGAAAGACTCATCTGACGGGTACATCTGTCTTGTGGGCACGTTGTTTCCGCCCGAAGGAATCAGGTTGTTTGGATAACCCGTTCTCCTCCACTCCGCCCAGCCTTCATAGCCGTGCATGAACAGGTGGATCCAACGTTGGGTCCCAATCTGCTGCAGGGCATTGGCTGGGTCATAGGCTATTCCGGGCTTCGTTAACAGTGTATTGGCATTGGCCGTAGCAGCGGCAGTGGTCACCGTAGGGCTTACCGTCCATTGAATCACCGAGTTGCGTACGGCTGCTTCGTAGTTGGTTTTCGCTTCAACGTCTCCGCCCGGGATCCAGCCTAGTTTAGCAGCTTCCGCTCTCGCAAACAGGGCCTGCGGATAGGTCACCAGGTAGATGGTGGCGTTTTGCGCGTAGATGGCGGTTCCTAACAACGAGTAACCCGCCACGTTAGGCATTCCGACCGTGGTACCAAACGGCAAACCAATATAGTCCCCCGAAGTTCTTGTTGGCTGTCCGAAGACAGGTAACCTTGGGTCAGCCACTGGTTTCAGGTAGTCTACCAACGTTTTGGTCAAGGCCCACCACTCACGGCCTCTGTTCACTTCCCCGTACCAGTAGTTTTGGTTGTTTGCATCGGCTAGGTGTCTAAACACGAAGCTATCTGCATTGCTGGCCATGATGCCATCTGTTAAGGCCGCGTTGAACTCCGTTCTTCCTTTGTTAGGGTCTACTTTGGAAATGCGTAGGGCCATCAACAACCTGATGGTGTTGGCCAGCTTCTTCCACTTGGTCATGTCACCGTTGTAGATGATGTCATTGGTGACATTGCCGGGCACAATCTGGTCATTGGCTTCTTTCAACAGCACGAACAAGCTGTTGTAGATAGACTCTTGCGTGTCATATTTAGGAGTGAACCCTTTGTTACCTTTTAAAGCTTCGGTGTATGGTACATCGCCCCATCTATCTGTGATATGCCAGAAATAATACGCTTTCAGAATTTTGGCAACAGCCAATTGGTTTACAACCGGGCCCTGGAGAGCACTTAAGTCCTTTGAATTAAGCGCCTCTTCAATGTTCATCAATGGTCCCTGGTATAAGCCATAAAAGCTAGTACCTCCAGTAGGGTAAAGCGAAGCCGTTGGGTACTGGGTCTCGGCCAGGTACTGCGCCATGAACTCGCCCTGCGGTGAAGAACTTAATCCCGGAAGAGATAGCATGGCATTGGCCAACAGCTGCATGCCAGATGCCGTGCTGGGTGAGTTTGGCGTGATGTTGAGATCTTCATCAAAATTGTTGCAACTCCCCAGAAGCAGCCCCGCCAAAAGAATGATATATAAC is part of the Rufibacter tibetensis genome and harbors:
- a CDS encoding SRPBCC domain-containing protein, whose translation is MKEFKKYYLLPATPEEVYIALTNPITMEIWTGEPAEMSTEPGTEFSLWGDSIVGKNLEFEENKKIVQQWYFEGEPEDSIVTIKLHPHKQGCSMEVKQTNIPDEAYTDITEGWDESYAGALLAFFEEQ
- a CDS encoding SusD/RagB family nutrient-binding outer membrane lipoprotein, which translates into the protein MKKLYIILLAGLLLGSCNNFDEDLNITPNSPSTASGMQLLANAMLSLPGLSSSPQGEFMAQYLAETQYPTASLYPTGGTSFYGLYQGPLMNIEEALNSKDLSALQGPVVNQLAVAKILKAYYFWHITDRWGDVPYTEALKGNKGFTPKYDTQESIYNSLFVLLKEANDQIVPGNVTNDIIYNGDMTKWKKLANTIRLLMALRISKVDPNKGRTEFNAALTDGIMASNADSFVFRHLADANNQNYWYGEVNRGREWWALTKTLVDYLKPVADPRLPVFGQPTRTSGDYIGLPFGTTVGMPNVAGYSLLGTAIYAQNATIYLVTYPQALFARAEAAKLGWIPGGDVEAKTNYEAAVRNSVIQWTVSPTVTTAAATANANTLLTKPGIAYDPANALQQIGTQRWIHLFMHGYEGWAEWRRTGYPNNLIPSGGNNVPTRQMYPSDESFLNATGYSAAVQRLNGGDTLYGKVWWDVD